The proteins below come from a single Mycobacteriales bacterium genomic window:
- a CDS encoding glycosyltransferase produces the protein MIVAHDGSRWLPEALAALAAQTVRPARVIAVDTGSSDGSANLLRRATGHVLELSPTTGYGSAVAAALAALPADTGWVWLLHDDCAPDASALEALLTQARRQPDAAVLGPKVVDWDDPRVLVEAGVTTDGTGYRDTGVEPGELDQGQLHAPRGVLAVGTAGALVRRDVWDQLGGLDPALPLFRNEVDLGWRANAAGHAVVVVPAARMRHVRAVTTGRRRPHAVRGRLLAVDRRAALHVQLAHAAGWRVAAALPWLVLVGLLRALSLLLSRQPGAASDELTALAGVLGRPARLLGARRARAATRELAPGALRPLMASPAARTRLRVGALLDRGGPRGVPTLDEPRPAPRLPVRPGLVLTLTLAVLALLAGRDLLGGGVLAGGRLLPVPATAGQLWSGYATSGEPALAVLAALATALLGKAALLTDLLLLGAVPLAGAVAYGVAGRVVGSRGLRTWAAASWALLPVATGAVAGGRLDTVAVHIALPALLLLGHRVATEDPRRAGWSHAWALGLALAVVAALAPLLWPLGALLLVGAGVQRILACAAERRPAARRRALACALAAAVPAIVLPAWSSGFPLLHGPGRLGPGLADGALPAWQLLLLQPGGPGTPVVLATAGLLLAALGGLLRSRRAGTAAAGWGLALTGLAAALLLTRTSAAGSPVWPGLPLDLAAAGMLLAALVGAEGLQERLSRSSFGWRQLTSVLVVVLAGAVPVVCAVEWLRSGADSPLQRVDPFVLPAFVRAELAAEPGLRALLLTERPDGTVGYALTGAAGPQWGDRPAALDPPVAELLTPRGTDAAGTVAAAGVRFVALTGADGPAAAALDAQPGLDRQPVFGPALWRVLPAASPVAEPPGVAPALLALQALAVVLVAVQAGPRPPGRRGLEVQR, from the coding sequence GTGATCGTCGCCCACGACGGCAGCCGGTGGCTGCCCGAGGCGCTCGCCGCCCTCGCCGCCCAGACCGTCCGCCCGGCGCGCGTCATCGCCGTCGACACCGGCAGCAGTGACGGCAGCGCCAACCTGCTTCGCCGTGCCACCGGCCATGTGCTCGAGCTGTCGCCGACGACGGGTTACGGCTCGGCGGTCGCCGCTGCCCTGGCCGCGCTGCCTGCCGACACCGGCTGGGTCTGGCTGCTGCACGACGACTGCGCTCCGGACGCCTCGGCTCTGGAGGCCCTGCTGACACAGGCCCGTCGGCAGCCGGACGCGGCTGTGCTCGGCCCGAAGGTGGTCGACTGGGATGATCCGCGGGTGCTCGTCGAGGCCGGCGTGACCACCGATGGCACCGGCTACCGCGACACCGGAGTCGAGCCGGGCGAGCTCGACCAGGGTCAGTTGCACGCGCCGCGCGGGGTGCTGGCCGTCGGTACCGCCGGTGCACTCGTCCGCCGGGACGTCTGGGACCAGCTCGGGGGCCTGGATCCTGCCCTGCCGCTGTTCCGGAACGAGGTGGACCTCGGCTGGCGGGCCAACGCCGCCGGTCACGCCGTCGTGGTCGTGCCGGCGGCGCGCATGCGCCACGTCCGCGCCGTCACGACCGGCCGTCGACGGCCCCACGCGGTCCGCGGCCGGCTGCTGGCCGTGGACCGGCGGGCCGCCCTGCACGTCCAGCTCGCCCACGCCGCCGGCTGGCGGGTCGCCGCCGCGCTGCCATGGCTCGTCCTGGTCGGCCTGTTGCGCGCCCTTTCCCTGCTGCTGTCCCGGCAGCCAGGAGCGGCGTCAGACGAGTTGACCGCCCTGGCAGGAGTCCTCGGCCGGCCGGCCCGACTGCTCGGCGCCCGCCGCGCCCGCGCCGCCACCCGCGAGCTCGCACCGGGTGCGCTGCGCCCGCTGATGGCCTCGCCGGCGGCGCGGACACGGCTGCGGGTCGGCGCGTTGCTCGACCGCGGCGGCCCCCGCGGCGTCCCTACGCTCGACGAGCCCCGCCCGGCACCGCGGCTGCCCGTACGCCCCGGTCTGGTCCTCACCCTGACACTGGCGGTGCTGGCCCTGCTGGCGGGCCGCGACCTGCTCGGCGGCGGCGTCCTGGCAGGTGGGCGCCTGCTGCCGGTGCCGGCCACCGCCGGGCAGCTGTGGTCCGGCTACGCCACGTCCGGTGAGCCCGCGCTGGCCGTTCTCGCCGCCCTGGCGACCGCGCTGCTCGGCAAGGCAGCCCTGCTCACCGACCTGTTGCTGCTCGGTGCCGTGCCGCTGGCAGGGGCGGTGGCCTACGGCGTGGCCGGGCGGGTCGTCGGGAGCCGCGGGCTGCGGACGTGGGCGGCGGCGTCGTGGGCGCTCCTGCCGGTCGCGACCGGAGCCGTCGCCGGCGGACGGCTCGATACCGTCGCTGTCCACATTGCGCTCCCGGCTCTGTTGCTGCTGGGCCACCGCGTCGCGACCGAGGACCCGCGCCGGGCAGGCTGGTCGCACGCGTGGGCACTCGGCCTGGCGCTGGCCGTCGTGGCTGCGCTCGCGCCGCTGCTCTGGCCGCTCGGCGCGCTGCTGCTGGTCGGCGCCGGCGTGCAGCGCATCCTCGCCTGCGCGGCGGAACGGCGCCCGGCCGCCCGTCGGCGGGCGCTGGCCTGTGCACTGGCCGCCGCGGTGCCGGCCATCGTCCTGCCGGCATGGTCCTCCGGCTTCCCGCTCCTGCACGGTCCGGGCCGGCTCGGGCCGGGTCTGGCCGACGGTGCGCTGCCTGCCTGGCAGCTGCTGCTCCTGCAGCCGGGCGGCCCGGGCACCCCGGTCGTCCTCGCGACAGCCGGGTTGCTGCTCGCGGCGCTCGGCGGGCTGCTGCGGAGCCGGCGGGCGGGTACCGCTGCGGCCGGGTGGGGCCTCGCGCTGACCGGCCTGGCCGCCGCGCTGCTGCTCACCCGCACCTCCGCGGCCGGGTCGCCGGTGTGGCCGGGGCTGCCGCTCGATCTGGCTGCTGCCGGGATGCTGCTGGCTGCTCTGGTGGGCGCAGAAGGCCTGCAGGAGCGGCTGTCGCGCTCGTCCTTCGGGTGGCGCCAGCTCACTTCGGTCCTCGTGGTCGTCCTCGCCGGCGCCGTTCCCGTCGTGTGTGCGGTCGAGTGGCTCCGCAGCGGAGCCGACTCCCCGCTGCAGCGCGTCGACCCCTTCGTCCTGCCGGCCTTCGTCCGCGCCGAGCTGGCGGCCGAGCCGGGGCTGCGCGCCCTGCTGCTGACGGAGCGGCCGGACGGCACGGTCGGCTACGCGCTGACCGGGGCCGCCGGACCCCAGTGGGGCGACCGGCCCGCAGCCCTCGACCCGCCGGTCGCCGAGCTGCTGACGCCGCGCGGCACCGATGCGGCGGGGACCGTCGCCGCCGCCGGCGTCCGGTTCGTCGCGCTCACGGGCGCTGACGGTCCCGCGGCCGCGGCGCTCGACGCGCAGCCGGGTCTGGACCGGCAACCGGTCTTCGGCCCCGCCCTGTGGCGGGTCCTGCCCGCGGCCAGTCCGGTGGCGGAGCCGCCGGGGGTCGCCCCGGCCCTGCTGGCGCTGCAGGCCCTGGCCGTGGTGCTGGTCGCTGTGCAGGCCGGCCCGCGGCCGCCGGGTCGACGCGGCCTCGAGGTGCAGCGGTGA
- a CDS encoding bifunctional FO biosynthesis protein CofGH — protein sequence MDSRMRRALARARDGKAVDVAEATVLMAARGEALERLLEVAGGVRDAGLVDAGRPGVITYSRKVFIPLTRLCRDRCHYCTFATVPGRLPAPFLSLDEVVHLARAGAALGCKEALFTLGDRPEDRWQAAGDWLEAAGYDSTLAYLRACAIAVLEETGLLPHLNPGVLTWPELQRLKPVAPSMGMMLETTAELPAHAGSPDKVPATRLRVLEDAGRHAVPFTTGLLVGIGESYRDRAETVLAIRAAHRRHGHVQEVIVQNFRAKDDTAMRATPDADLEEHLAAVAVTRILMGPRMRVQAPPNLVDPDGTALLLRAGVDDWGGISPLTPDHVNPERPWPQIEALSQLAADNGFVLRERLAAHPSYLAEPWLDPRLAAHVAALSGPDGLANDVLPEGLCWQEPDGGPASTGRTDLHATVDTTGRSADRRTDFDDVYGNWDAVRQAVPAQVPRLDSDVAAALRVARDRPAGLTSQQALALVTAAGADLEAVCALADDVRRDTVGDDVTYVVNRNINFTNVCYTGCRFCAFAQRRTDADAYSLSLEEVAQRAVEGWDAGATEVCMQGGIDPRLPGSAYLDLARAVKAAAPGLHLHAYSPMEVVNGAARMSLSIRDFLCAARDAGVDSLPGTAAEILDDDVRWVLTKGKLPTAQWVEVVTTAHRLGIPTTSTMMYGHVDQPHHWVAHLHLLARMQGESGGFTEFVPLPFVHTSAPLYLAGVARPGPTVRDNRAVHAVARLLLHGRIDHVQCSWVKLGPEQCRAVLAGGVDDLGGTLMEETISRMAGSSYGSRRSVADLDALAIAAGRTPRQRTTTYQDVPRERHDAARTERVVLPLV from the coding sequence ATGGACTCGCGCATGCGTCGCGCACTTGCGCGGGCCCGGGACGGCAAGGCCGTCGACGTCGCCGAGGCGACGGTGCTCATGGCGGCCCGCGGGGAGGCCCTGGAGCGGCTGCTCGAGGTCGCGGGAGGCGTCCGCGACGCCGGCCTGGTCGACGCCGGCCGGCCGGGCGTCATCACCTACTCCCGCAAGGTCTTCATCCCCCTCACCCGGCTGTGCCGCGACCGCTGTCACTACTGCACCTTCGCGACCGTGCCCGGCCGGCTGCCGGCACCGTTCCTCAGCCTCGACGAGGTCGTGCACCTCGCCCGGGCCGGTGCGGCGCTGGGCTGCAAGGAGGCACTGTTCACCCTCGGCGACCGTCCCGAGGACCGCTGGCAGGCCGCAGGGGACTGGCTCGAGGCAGCCGGCTACGACAGCACCCTCGCCTACCTGCGGGCCTGCGCGATCGCGGTCCTGGAGGAGACCGGCCTGCTGCCGCACCTCAACCCCGGCGTCCTGACGTGGCCCGAGCTGCAGCGGCTCAAGCCGGTGGCCCCGTCGATGGGCATGATGCTCGAGACGACCGCCGAGCTCCCCGCCCACGCCGGCAGCCCGGACAAGGTCCCGGCGACCCGGCTGCGTGTCCTGGAGGATGCGGGCCGGCATGCCGTCCCCTTCACCACCGGCCTTCTCGTCGGGATCGGCGAGTCCTACCGGGACCGGGCCGAGACCGTCCTCGCGATCCGCGCCGCACATCGCCGGCACGGTCACGTCCAGGAGGTGATCGTCCAGAACTTCCGCGCCAAGGACGACACCGCCATGAGGGCGACTCCGGATGCGGACCTGGAAGAGCACCTGGCCGCCGTCGCCGTCACCCGGATCCTCATGGGTCCGCGGATGCGGGTGCAGGCGCCGCCGAACCTCGTCGACCCGGACGGGACGGCGCTGCTGCTGCGGGCCGGGGTCGACGACTGGGGCGGCATCAGCCCGCTCACACCCGACCACGTCAATCCGGAGCGGCCGTGGCCGCAGATCGAGGCGCTCTCGCAGCTGGCCGCCGACAACGGATTCGTGCTGCGGGAGCGGCTGGCCGCCCACCCGTCCTATCTCGCCGAGCCGTGGCTCGATCCCCGCCTCGCCGCCCACGTGGCCGCCCTGTCCGGTCCGGACGGCCTGGCGAACGACGTGCTGCCCGAGGGCCTGTGCTGGCAGGAGCCGGACGGTGGCCCGGCCTCGACCGGGCGCACCGACCTGCACGCGACCGTCGACACCACAGGGCGTTCCGCGGACCGGCGCACCGACTTCGACGACGTCTACGGCAACTGGGACGCCGTACGGCAGGCCGTCCCGGCGCAGGTCCCGCGGCTCGACAGCGACGTGGCCGCGGCCCTCCGCGTCGCGCGGGACCGGCCGGCCGGCCTCACCTCGCAGCAGGCACTCGCGCTCGTCACCGCCGCGGGCGCCGATCTGGAGGCCGTCTGCGCGCTGGCCGACGACGTGCGCCGGGACACGGTGGGCGACGACGTCACCTACGTGGTGAACCGGAACATCAACTTCACCAATGTCTGCTACACCGGCTGCCGCTTCTGCGCGTTCGCGCAGCGGCGCACCGATGCCGATGCCTACTCGCTGTCGCTGGAGGAGGTGGCGCAGCGTGCGGTGGAGGGGTGGGACGCGGGGGCGACGGAGGTCTGCATGCAGGGCGGCATCGACCCTCGGCTGCCGGGGTCGGCCTACCTGGATCTCGCGCGTGCGGTGAAGGCAGCGGCGCCCGGCCTGCACCTGCACGCCTACAGCCCGATGGAGGTCGTCAACGGCGCGGCCCGGATGTCGCTGTCGATCCGGGACTTCCTCTGTGCAGCAAGGGATGCCGGCGTGGACAGCCTGCCTGGCACGGCGGCGGAGATCCTCGACGACGACGTGCGCTGGGTGCTGACCAAGGGCAAGCTGCCGACCGCGCAGTGGGTCGAGGTGGTGACCACCGCGCACCGGCTGGGCATCCCGACGACGAGCACGATGATGTACGGCCACGTCGACCAGCCGCACCACTGGGTGGCGCACCTCCATCTGCTCGCCCGGATGCAGGGCGAGAGCGGTGGTTTCACCGAGTTCGTCCCCTTGCCGTTCGTGCACACCTCGGCGCCCCTCTACCTCGCCGGTGTCGCCCGGCCGGGCCCCACCGTCCGGGACAACCGGGCGGTGCACGCGGTGGCGCGGCTGCTGCTGCACGGGCGGATCGACCACGTGCAGTGCTCCTGGGTGAAGCTCGGCCCGGAGCAGTGCCGCGCCGTGCTCGCCGGGGGCGTCGACGACCTGGGCGGAACCCTGATGGAGGAGACGATCAGCCGCATGGCCGGCTCCTCCTACGGCTCCCGCAGATCGGTGGCGGACCTCGACGCGCTGGCCATCGCCGCGGGGCGGACACCACGCCAGCGCACGACGACCTACCAGGACGTGCCGCGGGAGCGGCACGACGCCGCCCGCACGGAGCGGGTCGTTCTTCCGCTTGTCTGA
- a CDS encoding WhiB family transcriptional regulator: MSEPIHLAALGAGVDEPGLLGWQEQALCAQTDPEAFFPEKGGSTREAKRICVGCEVKGDCLEYALEQDERFGIWGGLSERERRRLKRVAG; encoded by the coding sequence ATGAGCGAGCCGATCCACCTGGCCGCCCTGGGTGCGGGTGTCGACGAGCCGGGGCTGCTGGGCTGGCAGGAGCAGGCGCTCTGCGCCCAGACCGACCCGGAGGCGTTCTTCCCGGAGAAGGGCGGCTCGACCCGGGAGGCCAAGCGCATCTGTGTCGGCTGCGAGGTCAAGGGCGACTGCCTGGAGTACGCCTTGGAGCAGGACGAGCGCTTCGGTATCTGGGGTGGATTGTCCGAGCGTGAGCGCCGGCGCCTCAAGCGCGTCGCCGGCTGA